GAAAGGTGAggatttccacccccaccccccaccccccgctgagGTCTAAGTGTCCTTTTAATTAGGAGAGCACCTCAGTTAGTACCAAGAGTTTTGTTGGGGTTTGGGAAACAGTAGCTTGTCAGTCATGTGATCCTAATTTGTTCTATAGAACtctcaagcctttttttttttttttttcttgttttctttgtcctttggGCTACTGGCATTGTAGCCaccttgaaaaaagaaatgcgtattttttcctttttcactgtttttcataGTCCCTGGCCTTCAGAATGAACAGAAACGCTTTCAACTGGAAGAATTGAGAAAGTTTGGGGCCCAGTTTAAGGTGAGAGGAGTATGGGAGTGAGCGAGGGTGTaaggatggagggagggtgagggggcTTATAGAAGAGGCACAGGACTAGGTGGAATAGAAGAGATGAGACcaagcaagaaggaaggaaggaaggaagccacgCCTGGGGTCTGGACGAGCTGTCTGGGCACTGTATGTGTGCTTTTCTCCTTCCAGCTGCAGTCCAGTAGCTCCCCTGAGACCAGCCTGGATCCTTTTCCTCCCCGGATCTTAAAGGAGGAggccaaagggaaagagaaggaggttGATGGTCTATTGACTTCAGAGCCAATGGGGTCCCCAGTCTCCTCCAAGACAGAGTCCGTATCGGATAAGGAGGACAAAGCACCCCTGCCGCCGGCAGGAGCCACCGAGGGGCCAGAGCAGCCCCCGCCACCTTGCCCAAGCCAGACTGGCAGCCCCCCGGTGGGCCTCATCAAGGGAGACGACAAGGATGAGGGCCCTGTTGCCGAGTGAGTAGGATGGGGAGCTGGGCAGGTGTCGGGGGAGATGAGCAAACTGTGAAGattgactttgtttttctctcacagACAAGTGAAGAAGTCCACGCTGAACCCCAATGCCAAGGAATTTAATCCCACAAAGCCTCTGCTGTCTGTGGTGAGATGGAATGGGCGAAGGTGGACTGGTTTCTCTGAGGGAGgcttgggagtggggagagagagcatggggagaGAGGTCGTGAAAGTAGGGCTGCTCTAGGGCAAACGTGTCAGGGTTGGGGGCGAGGGGTCAGGATATGTGTGGCAGGTTTTTATGTGTTTAGGGTTTAGCTCAGGGAGTATGTGTGTTGGGCTAGTTCTGAACATAGGTTTCATTCAGATCCCTGATTTTGGCTTGAATGACAAGCCATTTaactttttggcttttgtttcctcacctgtatTTTGAGAATACTCGTCTCAGGGGGTTCAGCGTGAGGCTTAAGCAAGATGAAGGGTAGAGTGTATCTGGCGTGCAGCGCTCCGTTACTGTTATAAGCCCAGGAGGGGCATACAGAGATCAAAATGCACGCATCCTCTGTTGTCTCTTACTACAGAATAAATCCACCAGTACCCCGACTTCTCCGGGGCCCCGGACTCACTCAACTCCTTCCATCCCGGTGCTCACAGCAGGCCAGAGTGGGCTCTATAGCCCCCAGTACATTTCCTACATACCTCAGATCCACATGGGACCAGCTGTTCAGGTAAGAGGAGAGACCGAGTGAGTCTAGGCTAAGAGGCTTGGCTGGGCTGGTGAGGACCGGGTCAGGCCGTTCTGGGCATTTGTTAGCAAGCTGTTCAGCCTCATTTGTATCCTTGTTCGTAGGCACCTCAGATGTATCCATATCCTGTATCCAATTCCGTGCCTGGACAGCAGGGCAAGTACCGGGGAGCAAAAGGTGAGCAGAGTTGGCAGGGCTGCTCCGGCGGCAGGGGGGTGGTGCTGCCTCGTTGCCTCCTGGCAGATGGAACTTAAGCTTGGcgttctctccctttccccaggcTCCCTGCCCCCGCAGCGCTCGGACCAACACCAGCCAGCCTCAGCCCCTCCGATGATgcaggccgccgccgccgctggcCCCCCTCTTGTGGCTGCCACACCGTACTCTTCCTACATCCCCTACACCCCGCAGCAGTTCCCGGGCCAGCCTGCCATGATGCAGCCAATGGCCCACTACCCCTCGCAGGTAAATGAGGCACGGGAGGGAGACGGGAGTACAGAGCTGAGGGTCACTCGGGTCTCGGTCCTGGCTCCGGCAGGACCCGTAGCAAAGCACTGGTACTCTCTAAAGCGCAGGTAAAACGGCGTCTCCTTGCTTGCTCCCTTGTGAACGTTAAACAAGGTGGTTGCGGCAAAGCCGGAGTCGTGCCGTGTACGGGTTATCGGGCAGCGCGACATGCCCACCGCTCCTCTCTTGTCCTTCCAGCCGGTGTTCGCCCCCATGCTTCAGAGCAACCCACGCATGCTGACGTCGGGGAGCCATCCCCAGGCCATTGTGTCGTCCTCCACCCCTCAGTACCCTTCTGCAGAGCAGCCCACCCCCCAAGCCCTGTATGGTGAGTTCTGTGCCCTTCCGGAAGACTGCTCCTTAGCCCTCTCCGGTGTGCTTGGCGCTgatcccttccctctttcctgctgTAGCCACCGTTCACCAGTCCTATCCACACCATGCTACGCAGCTCCATGCCCACCAGCCGCAGCCGGCCACCACGCCTACTGGGAGCCAGCCGCAGTCCCAGCATGCGGCCCCCAGTCCCGTCCAGGTGCCTGCCATGGGGGATCCGAGTGGTTGGGGCAGGAGTGGGCggctggaggagggggatggaGCCGGGGGCTCATTCCCTTCGGGCATGGTcgggagtcggggggggggggggggtaggcctGGTACCCGAGGAGTGGGGTGGCACtcacccttctcctccccctaaCACCCTAACAGCACCAGGCGGGGCAGGCCCCACACCTGGGCAGTGGACAGCCACAGCAGAATCTgtaccacccaggggccctgacaGGCACGCCGCCTTCTCTGCCACCGGGACCTTCTGCCCAGTCCCCTCAGAGCAGCTTCCCCCAGCCAGCCGCTGTGTATGCCATCCATGCCCACCAGCAGCTGCCCCACGGCTTCACCAACATGGCCCATGTTACCCAGGTAAGAGCCCAAGGGACTTGCTTTCTATGGGTCTGTTTTGCCATCAGGACCCGGGTCCTGGGGCTATCCTGCTGCCCCTTTCCTCAGTGGTCTGAACACCAGGCTTCTCGGAGCCTGTGTGTAGCTTCTGGGGTGCTCCCAGctgggattttttgttgttgttttctgcaGGCCCATGTCCAAACTGGAATCACAGCAGCCCCGCCCCCTCACCCTGGGGCTCCCCACCcgccccaggtgatgctgctgcacCCACCCCAGAGCCATGGGGGCCCCCCCCAAGGCGCGGTGCCCCAGAGTGGGGTGCCTGCACTCTCAGCTTCCACACCCTCACCCTACCCCTACATCGGACACCCCCAAGGTGAGCAGCCTGGCCAGGCGCCTGGATTTCCAGGAGGAGCCGATGACAGGATTCGTGAGTTCTCGTTAGCTGGGGGAATTTGGCATGGAAGAGCTGATGGGCTGCAGGTGGGGCAGGATGCACGGGTTCTGGGAGGGGAGTGAGGGGTCTTGGAGGCAGGGCTGTCCCACAGGGCGCCCGCCGACCTGCACCTGTCTGTGAAGTATGTAGGGTGGGCAGAAGCCACAGTCGCCGCCGCCAGGGGCTTGCTCCTGGCTCTGTCCTTTGCTTCCCTCCGTCCTCGCTCAGTTGTGATccagcagcccccctccccactgcctccccagCTCTCAGTGACCCCGACTGTCTCCTGACTTAGCCGAGGTAAGGTCAGCGCAGCAGACAGGGCcaggctggggtgtggggggctgAGCTGGGCACACGAGTAAGGGCTCTGGCTCACTGGGAAACAGCGATTGATCTGTGCTTCTGACAGCCCCATGAGACACCTTGAGGAGGCCGCTCCTACCCACAcactccccccacaccccacactgGACGGCATTGGATGAAGGGACAGCTGCTTGGGTTCTAATGCTcctgctctcttctctttcccctccaaCCAGTTCAATCTCATCCCTCCCAGCAGCTCCCCTTCCACCCCCCGGGGAACTGAAGATTGTCCTGGCCGCGACCTGAGACCTCCATGAGTGGAGGGAAGAGTGATCTATGTCTCTTCCCCCAGCAGCTCGGACCAGTCCCAGCCCCCCAAACCCCCCTTTACCCCCGGGGGAGCTGGGGAATTCCTGCCAAGCACCTtgaaggggggggcggggctcgaagtgggcagggccagggtccagcgggggtggggggttcctgctctgcccctgcccatccccaccccatctTGCCCTCCCATCCTCTCATCTATCCCCCGCTGGAGACGGaagatcttttattttctattatttataacCTCAGACTTGGGCCcccctgtttctttcttccccattaACTTGAGTGACCGgcgtgagagacagacagacagacagatgccCTACAAGGATGGTTGGACAAggacttttactttttattacataaaaatattaaaaaaaaaattaaaaaaaataaaattttaaactaactTAACCTGCCTGTGGTTTCCTCTGGAAAAAAGAGTAAGATAGCAGCTGTCAAGTCTTAGGTGTCATGAGGTGGCTCCCAGCAGTGGGTGGGGACAGCATAGCAGTACAGTCTGTGGGTGCTGGTCCTTCTGCCTCTCACTGCCACACGTCACCCAGCCTCCCGGGGACTGTTCTCTCATGTTGATGTTGGCCTTGTCTTGAGATTTCAGGTTTGTATGTAGGTTTTAAGTTCACGTTTCTAAAAGGTTAGaatgtgtgtggcgggggggaatctcaggctccacaccatcagcacagggTTCagtctcctgaaccatgagatcgtggtctgagctgaaatcccGAGTCccagtgctcaactgactgagccacccaggcacccattttaATTGAAAATCATTTCCTCAGAGCATCAGGGAGGTGGCACTAGTACTCGTGGGTAGGCAGGGGTGTTTCAGATGGGACCAAAGCCAGAGAAGGTGAGCTGAGGAGCAGGGCAGGAAAAGGATTACATACCAGGCTACAGATCCAGGGTGTGAGGGTAGGAAACCTGGTAGTTGGGGGGCATGATGTGGGTATATAGAGGTAAACAGAAAACAgatgtgcaggggtgggggtcccCAGTGGAAGAGCTCTCTTAAGGGATGGCAAttgtggttgggggtggggcactgATGGAAGAGGCAGCAGCAGAAAGCCAGATGAGCTCAGAATGTCTCCGGTGCAGATGGAGACCAGTCTCCGAAGTACCGAGATGGAATTGCTGTGGGTGCTGGGTGGTCCTCCCCAGGGAAGAGAACTTTGCTTCGTCCCACCAGGAATCCCGGGAAACCTTTCAGCCTTGCTCACTGACTAAAGCAAACCTGCCCTATCTTTGGACAGGACTTCTCGTGAAGTGCTTTTTGTTGCTGTCCTTTTCTTGAGCCCACTTCCGTGCTGTGAAGTCACAGGTTGGATGGTGACTCTCAAAACAGCTCTTAGGTTGGGCCTAAGAACCTCCCCACTCTGGAAGGCTGGTCAGTGCGGAACAGGCTCATTTGTCAGGAAGCAAGGCTAAAAGGTGCCCGTTAGTCCCTGTTGGGAGCTAACCTTTTTTGTTTGGGGTCAGCATCCTGGTCAGTCATTTCAAGTTTTCAAGCATTTTACTCCCCATTTATCTGGTAAAAAGTCCTCTCCTTAATTTTAAATCTCGGCACATGCTTTAAACCTTCATCTTTGAAGGTTTTAAAGTTCTACAATGAAACCTCCAATTGAAGATTGTCCTGTGTTTGGAATTGGTAATATGTAGTGGGGATAACCTATCAAGCACACAGACCAGTTCAGGGACCTCCTTAGGTGCTGGGTGTTGGTCCTGGAGGTGAGCTGCAGCGTCCAGTATCTTAGCGCTTAGACGAGGGCAGGTAGACATTAACAGCCTAGTAACTACTCCCCGGGCACGGGAGGTGTGTCTGGCACCTCAGCCGAACCTATGCTGCGTCTCCCCCAGGACAGCCAGCAGTATCCTGCCACAGCACTTTGCTAGACGATCCGACCCAATTCGCTAGACCAGCTTTCCTCCTCTCCTTATGTCCCAGTGGTTCGGACCACTTGAAAACGCAAAGCTTTTCCAAAACGGTACCACAGACGTGAACTGAAGGGCAGCACACGAGCTCATGTGTCCCAGGCTCCCTGTTTATACTCCTCCATCCTCTCCAACTTAGACCAAGGACACGAGAGACACAACCTCCCTATTCACAGAACAGTTTATTGACCTACCTCACCTGGCAGGCCGTGGGCCCCTCCTGACCAGGAGAAGTGTCCGTCTAGCTGCACTGCTAGGCAGCAGCCCATGCCCTGGGAAGGGGGCATCGAAGCAGGAGAGAACGCTGGCCAGTGCAGCCTCAAACTCGAGAGCCTAAGCAGAGTCCAGACTCAACTCCATTTGATGTTCTTGTCTTCCTCAGTCAGGGCCGACGTCTCCGTGACGAGGCCAGTGCCGATGGTCCGGTTGCCGTCTCGCAGGGTGAAACGCTGGCCCTTTTCTAAGATCATGGGCTGCCGCAAGATTAGGCTGAGCTTCAGGTCCTCCCCGGGCATGGCAAGCTCCTGGACAGGGCAGAGACAGGGTTCAGGCACGGCCCTCAGGGCACCTTTCCCCCAACTGCTGCCTACCAAGGTTAAAAGTTCCAGGAAATGGCAGCAGGGAGATCCTTTCTGGGGACAGCTTCACTCCAGCCACCAGCAGAGGTAAACATATTTGAAGACCAAAGGACTTGTGACCAGTGTTCCTAAGGTCCAATGTTGAAAGGAAACTAGGCCATGCAGGTTTCTTAGTCACAAGACTTCTCTGAGCTGTCATGCACAGTATATAATTCTTCAAGGGAGAATGCTTTTCTGGGAGATCTTTCTGTGGGTAAATGCTAGCATGGCTAAGTTCACCCAGGCAATACTAGATGAAGACAGACTTCTCCTAAACCCATTGGGTCAGACCCATCTATCACTAGCTTCATCTACAGCAGTCAAGGAAAAGTCACCCGTGTTGTCACATCTTTGGCACCACGAGTGAGGTAGAGCTGGTATGAAAAGTGTCTCTGCCACTCTTTCACGTTCCCTATGTGCACTATACCTTCCCTGGTGGCAAGATGACACGACAGGCCATGTCCCAAGTCAGAGAGAACATGACAGGCATAAAGTGAGACACAAAAGGCTTGTGGCGGCCACCCTCCTCCTTGCTGAGGATGTAAACCTGGAAGAGAGAGCAGCAAGGGTGAAGCTGTGCTTGGCTGGAAACACTGCCTCTTTGCAGAGGACAGTCTGGCTCAGTGATGCCCACCATCCCCTGGAGCCCTCACCTGTGCCTCCACCTTCTGGTGGGGTTGGATGGTCCCTGGCTTGGCCATGACCAAGCCACGCCTCAGGTCCTCCCGCTTCAAGCCTCGGACCAGGGCCCCAAGGTTGTCGCCTGCCTCTGCTCTCTCCAGGCTCTTGTGGAACATCTCAATGCCTAGGAAGGAGAAGAGACCAGGGAGGAGGATCAAGGACGAGGGAAGGCACCAAGGAGCTACAAGGGGAAATCGTGGAGCCAGCCCCCGGGGTCCCAAGGCATCTTTCCTGTACCTGTCACCACGGTCCGAATGTTCTTGCTATGTCCCAGGAACTCACACTCGTCTCCCTTCTTCAGAATGCCACGCTCTAGTGTACCTGTCACCACCGTGCCCCGGCCTGGGAAGAAACAGAACCCGACCTCAGGGACCAGGGGCCAGGCTACCACCAGAGAGGAGTGCAAGTGAACCCACGGTCCTCACCAGGAATAGAGTAAACGGACTCTACAGGCAGCAGGAAAGGCTTCTCTAGGTCCCGGGTGGGCACTGGGATGTAAGTGTCCACAGCATCCAGCAGCTTCTGCACAGACTTCAGGCCTAGCTCAGGGTCACGTTGCTATGCGGGGGAGGTGACAGGACTCAAATTTTCATTCTGCTTCTCCTTACTAAGAGACACTCCCCCGACTCCCAGCAGAGCTCCGGAtgcccctccagccccatccTTTGCCACCAGCAGCCCCTGCCTGAGCCCGCCTTCACCTCAAGGGCACAGAGGGCAGAGCCTACGATGACCGGGGTCTCCTCCCCTTTGTAGCCAAACTCAGTGAGCAGCTCCCGGATCTCCAGCTCAACCAGCTCCACCATCTCTGAGTCCTGGACGGCATCTGCTTTGTTTATATACACCACAACGTGCTCTACTCCAATCTGTGGACGGGAAACAGAGAGACATGGTGTCCTGAATGGACCAACTCCCCACTCttcctctttccacccctccccaggctctgagtACCTGTCTGGCCAGCAATAAATGCTCTCGGGTCTGGGGCATAGGGCCGTCATTGGCCGCCACCACCAGGATGCAGCCGTCGAGGGGGGCGGTGCCTGTGATCATATTCTGGGTAGGAGAGGAAACAGCCTAGTTCAAGGACCTCCTCAGCTCCACGTCCATCTAGCCCAGCACAGCGGTTAGGAACTGAGGCCCACCTTTCTCTGCCATCTCCTTACCACCCACCTTGGAGTGGCCGTGCCCAGATATCTGTGACCTCAACCCACACACCTTGAATATCCTAACCTCCCCCACCAGTCCAACATTTTTCCTGGCAGGAGACAGCCCCTGGCCCCACACCCAGCAACTCTCTCACCTTCACATAATCTGCGTGACCCGGGCAGTCGGTGTGGGCATAGTGGCGGGCGGCAGTGCTATACTCCACGTGAGCTGCATTGATTGTGATTCCACGGGCTCGCTCTTCAGGGGCATTATCAATCTCTTCATATTTCTTAAACTTGGCTCCACCTCCCTCGGCTAAAActaaggggaaggaagagaataaaCCTCTCACGTAAAGTTCCAGGAGTAGAGGCAAGGCTCAAGCCACACCCCTGAATCTCCACCTACACAAAGGACGGTCTGGGGGAATAACACTTCCTTGACCCCCTCCCTCAGCTCCCGAGCAGAGGTAACTGGGGTCAGAAAGAAACGTTAAAAGGCCTCAAGGTCCAGCCCTGCGAATTCTCTAGGGTAAAAGCCTCTGCTTACAGAGCACCGGCCACGGCTAGAAAGAAGCCACTCGGGCTCCCCAACTTCTGCATCACAAACACTTTTGTGTGCAGGGGAAATGTGTTTCCTGCATCTTCCCGCCCACGGCTCGCCCAAGTTCTGGCCCCTGGGGCCACGCCACCTCCAACAGCACCTCCCCGGCTCCAGGTCCCGCCAGCAGAGAGGGCGCTGCCGGACGTCCCCAACCAACCCCGCTTACTTTTCGTGATGGCCGCGGTCAGTGTGGTCTTGCCGTGGTCCACATGGCCGATGGTGCCCACGTTCACATGGGGCTTGTCGCGCACGTAGGTCTTCTTGGCCTCCACGGCCAGGCCGCGGCACAAGCGGGGCAGTGCCGGGGCCTTCAGCGGCCGCAACAGACCCTGCAACAGCGGGGTCGGGCCGGTGCCGAGACCTGCCGGGGAAGAAGCTTGGAATCAGAGCGCGGGTCCGAGCCCGGCCACTCCGGACGACGCCCCAAGCGTCCCGGGCCGCCATCGCCTTCCCCGCCCCCTCACCGCTCAAGAGGGGCGTCGCGCGCAGCAGGGTGGTGGCCGCCATTGTGGTCGTACTCGCGCCCGGAGTACCCGGTCCAGGGCGCCCGCGCGTGCAGAAAGGAAAGGGCACGGGAGAGCGGAGGTCACTTCCGGCGGAAGTGAAGACAGGGAGGGCATGCCGCGGTCCCTCTAGCCTCCAGTTTTTATGGCCATCTCTACGACTTCCGGGCGTGGGACCAAAGGCGACGCCCGGAAGGTGCTGGTGTTTCgcgggcggggagggagggagacggttTCCACAAGGTTCGCGGACCTCGAACCTCGCGGACTGACGGGGCAACGCAGGTGTCTTTAGCGGCGCCGGGGACCGACGTGGAGCGTCCGGTCGCGCACCAGAGCCCCGCAGGCTCACGGGAGTTGTAGTTCCGGGTGGGGCGTGCTGTGTTTGCGCTGGTGGTGGGAGTCCCGTAGGGCTAGGCCGGGTCTGGAGCGAGGGTGCCTGCCTCCGggaggcggaggcggcggcggcggcggccccggcgCGGCTTGCTCGGGAACTGCCTGGCTCAAAGCCCCCTGGAGTCCGACCCACTGCGGGGGTCTGGCGAGAGATCTGGCGGCCCttgagccgccgccgccgccggaggTAGGACCAGGCCCTGCGGCCAGGCGAAGAGAGGCGGGCCTGGGAGCCTTTCGCGGGTGGGGCGCAAGTGTGACACATCTCTCCGCCgagtctttgttttcttatctgtaaaatgggaacagtaGGATCTACTTCATGGGGAGATTCTGACATCTGGCTCTGAGAAAATGAGCTGGACAGGAAGCAGGAAATACGGTCCAGGGGCCTCCAGGTCCCACAGTCCTTGACCCTCAAATCCCTGCCCGcctgggtcacacagctggcgGGGACAGCTCTGCCGTCCACCCCTGAAGCCCCTCAGCAGGCCGGGAGCTAATTCCCTTGATTTTCGCCCCACCCACTCATCCAGTTTTACTAATGATACCAAGATTGAGGAACCGGCCTCAGGTGCCTGTAAGGGTAGCCTGTCATGTTCCTGCGGTATCCCTGGCACCTGACACAGGGCGGGGCACCCAGTGAGTGCCCAGTGAATTTCTGTTGACTGAGTGAGTGCAAGGCTAGCAAATGACCTTTAGCTTTCACATCTATCATCTCGTCACCTTGCAATGATAACAGCAGCTGCTTAACCCTGATTGATGTTTCCGAAACTCCTCAGATCCTAAGGCTCAGTTGACGGGTTTTGTTTCAAATAGATTTCCTAATTCCTCCCTGAAAGATTATGATTCAGGAGGGTCTCTGAGCACAGACGGGGAAACTCTTTATTTATAACACACAGCTTCCCCAGCTCAAAGGAGTTTGGGAAACTCAGAACGAGAGCTTTGTGTGGATCAGGCGTTGTGCAAATGCTTTGTATTGGTTCACATTCAGCATTCCCAGTGTTACCGCTTGTGGTGGAAGCCATTCTTTTCCCCCgctttacaggtgagaaaacttgAGCCTCAGGGTGATTTAGGAACCCAATACCGCTCAACTCCAAGAAAAGTATGCACTTAACCACTGTACTGTCCTTTCACTGCCAatatacttttcaaataaaatgaagaacttGCTAAGACATCTGTCCTGGCCCTCCAACCCATCACCTCCACTTAGGAAGGCCCGGGGCCGTCATTGAAAGAGCTTCTTTGCCTTTATCCTGTCTTTCATTCACTCCTCTCCTAGGAATGTCTCTTAAGACACTATTGGCCACTATCAGAATATGAgactggggcggggagggggggggggtggcatttGAACGAATCCCTTCTATATTAGTTTATTTGAACATGTATTCGTTTGAAAAAAAAGGTAGCAAATACTGCGCTTAAAAAATGAGTCAACTTAAAAGCCAGTGTTGGTAAGTAATATGGGTGGCATAAATATATGGCAGAGTTGGGCGAATGCGGTGCACGAATgactgaaatttgaaaaatgccaCGCTTGGAAGAGGCCAGAGGGAGAAAACCTTTTGTCCCGCTGTTGACTGTAGCATCCTCTGCAATAGTTAGGAGTCTTGATTTACAGATAACAGAGTCTACGTTGGCTGGTTTGCACAGAAGGAGGACGTGTTTAAGGGTTTGGGGCAGCTTACAGAATCGTGGGACAGGCCGCAGCAACAGCTCCCTTACGGAACTTACGGAACCTGGTAAGACAGCTATTACTGCCACTGCCACCAAACTCTAAACGCCAGGACTGAGACTCGTCTGCGACACCTCCTGCTCATGGCACCAAAGCCACCTCTGCCTCAAGAAAGTGACCCGTCCGACTTCCCAACCCTCCTGCCCCCAAAGTCCGGCAGATTCAAAGCCCCACTTGAAGGTGTCTGGCCAGAGAAGCCTAGATCGTCATAGGTCAGTGTTCTTGTATCAGAGGAGTCTGAGAGATGTCGCCCGACTCTGATGGAGAGCAGGAGCGCGAGCACGGAATTTTCCCCAGATGTCCAGCCGTGCTCGTGAACAAGCTGAAGAGCAGAGTGAACACAGCTGTCCAGTACGGGCACATGGGAGCATGAGTCTGGTATAGCCACCGGATGAAGTAGGAATAGAGTGGGCTCAGACTTGCAGAGATGAGGAGAGCCAGCCACCTGGGAGTGTGCTCGTGAGTGGTGCCGAATGAAGGTGGAAGGCTGGCTGCCATAGAAAAACAGCATTgggaggagggggcggcgggGACAGCGACAAAGGAAGTGGAAAACAATCAGGACTTCAGGAGGCTGTGAATTTGCGTAAAgaaagttttttctctttctgacttgtCTTTTGTATGATAAAGAGAGAAACTGCATTCTTTGTGCAGAATGTTGAACTCTAAAAAGGCACGCTTGAAATCAAATGGCCTTCTGGGCCCCCCCTAGCAATCTATGCGTTGGAGCTCCTGCTTAACAGCATTTTTCCGTCTTCCTCCAGGCAGGGCCCTGATTTTGTTGAAGGTGGCCCTTCCCCGagttccaggaataaatcctgaCAGGTCTGCTTCTGGTGGTCCTATTCTCCTTGCCAGGGGGGGTTGTTTAGGGGGTGACTTCTTTGGGGCCAGTGTTTGGTAAGAGGAATCTCCTTTGGGGGGCTTCCAGGGAAgcgtccctctttttttttttaatgcttatttttatttgtgagggACAatatgagtggggcaggggcagaaagagagggggaccgagaatccgaagccggctccaggctctgagctatcacacagagcccgacgcagggctcgaaaccatgaaccataagatcatgacctgagccgaagttggacgctcaaccgactgagccacccaggcgccccaaggg
This sequence is a window from Prionailurus viverrinus isolate Anna chromosome E3, UM_Priviv_1.0, whole genome shotgun sequence. Protein-coding genes within it:
- the ATXN2L gene encoding ataxin-2-like protein isoform X17 — protein: MLCLMTRAFVSRGGQSTGKGPPQSPVFEGVYSNSRMLHFLTAVVGSTCDVKVKNGTTYEGIFKTLSSKFELAVDAVHRKASEPAGGPCREDIVDTMVFKPSDVMLVHFRNVDFNYATKDKFTDSAIAMNSKVNGEHKEKVLQRWEGGDSNSDDYDLESDMSNGWDPNEMFKFNEENYGVKTTYDSSLSSYTVPLEKDNSEEFRQRELRAAQLAREIESSPQYRLRIAMENDDGRTEEEKHSAVQRQGSGRESPSLASREGKYIPLPQRVREGPRGGVRCSSSRGGRPGLSSLPPRGPHHLDNSSPSPGSETRGINGGPSRMSPKAQRPLRGGAKTVSSPSSRPSGEASVPPPPAAFPFLPVGRMYPPRSPKSAAPAPISASCPEPPIGSAVPTSSASIPVTSSVVDPGVGSISPASPKISLAPTDVKELPAKEPGRTLESQELSRIAGKVPGLQNEQKRFQLEELRKFGAQFKLQSSSSPETSLDPFPPRILKEEAKGKEKEVDGLLTSEPMGSPVSSKTESVSDKEDKAPLPPAGATEGPEQPPPPCPSQTGSPPVGLIKGDDKDEGPVAEQVKKSTLNPNAKEFNPTKPLLSVNKSTSTPTSPGPRTHSTPSIPVLTAGQSGLYSPQYISYIPQIHMGPAVQAPQMYPYPVSNSVPGQQGKYRGAKGSLPPQRSDQHQPASAPPMMQAAAAAGPPLVAATPYSSYIPYTPQQFPGQPAMMQPMAHYPSQPVFAPMLQSNPRMLTSGSHPQAIVSSSTPQYPSAEQPTPQALYATVHQSYPHHATQLHAHQPQPATTPTGSQPQSQHAAPSPVQHQAGQAPHLGSGQPQQNLYHPGALTGTPPSLPPGPSAQSPQSSFPQPAAVYAIHAHQQLPHGFTNMAHVTQAHVQTGITAAPPPHPGAPHPPQVMLLHPPQSHGGPPQGAVPQSGVPALSASTPSPYPYIGHPQGEQPGQAPGFPGGADDRILCRVGRSHSRRRQGLAPGSVLCFPPSSLSCDPAAPLPTASPALSDPDCLLT
- the ATXN2L gene encoding ataxin-2-like protein isoform X6, with protein sequence MLKPQPPQQTSQPQQPPPTQQAVARRPPGGTSPPNGGLPGPLASTSAPPGPPAAATPCLGPAAAAGSGLRRGAEGILAPQPPPPQQHQERPGAAAIGSARGQSTGKGPPQSPVFEGVYSNSRMLHFLTAVVGSTCDVKVKNGTTYEGIFKTLSSKFELAVDAVHRKASEPAGGPCREDIVDTMVFKPSDVMLVHFRNVDFNYATKDKFTDSAIAMNSKVNGEHKEKVLQRWEGGDSNSDDYDLESDMSNGWDPNEMFKFNEENYGVKTTYDSSLSSYTVPLEKDNSEEFRQRELRAAQLAREIESSPQYRLRIAMENDDGRTEEEKHSAVQRQGSGRESPSLASREGKYIPLPQRVREGPRGGVRCSSSRGGRPGLSSLPPRGPHHLDNSSPSPGSETRGINGGPSRMSPKAQRPLRGGAKTVSSPSSRPSGEASVPPPPAAFPFLPVGRMYPPRSPKSAAPAPISASCPEPPIGSAVPTSSASIPVTSSVVDPGVGSISPASPKISLAPTDVKELPAKEPGRTLESQELSRIAGKVPGLQNEQKRFQLEELRKFGAQFKLQSSSSPETSLDPFPPRILKEEAKGKEKEVDGLLTSEPMGSPVSSKTESVSDKEDKAPLPPAGATEGPEQPPPPCPSQTGSPPVGLIKGDDKDEGPVAEQVKKSTLNPNAKEFNPTKPLLSVNKSTSTPTSPGPRTHSTPSIPVLTAGQSGLYSPQYISYIPQIHMGPAVQAPQMYPYPVSNSVPGQQGKYRGAKGSLPPQRSDQHQPASAPPMMQAAAAAGPPLVAATPYSSYIPYTPQQFPGQPAMMQPMAHYPSQPVFAPMLQSNPRMLTSGSHPQAIVSSSTPQYPSAEQPTPQALYATVHQSYPHHATQLHAHQPQPATTPTGSQPQSQHAAPSPVQHQAGQAPHLGSGQPQQNLYHPGALTGTPPSLPPGPSAQSPQSSFPQPAAVYAIHAHQQLPHGFTNMAHVTQAHVQTGITAAPPPHPGAPHPPQVMLLHPPQSHGGPPQGAVPQSGVPALSASTPSPYPYIGHPQGEQPGQAPGFPGGADDRILQSHPSQQLPFHPPGN